Proteins found in one Salvelinus alpinus chromosome 11, SLU_Salpinus.1, whole genome shotgun sequence genomic segment:
- the LOC139534269 gene encoding liver-expressed antimicrobial peptide 2-like: MQDHHHYFSSRTAFAWCLVCLVLAQQVSSSPDPSADVQPNSGQLQLGPGQRVLRRTARMTPLWRTMGTKPYGAYCQNYYECSTGNCRRGHCMFSQAIKS; this comes from the exons ATGCAGGACCATCACCACTATTTCAGTAGCAGGACAGCCTTTGCATGGTGTCTGGTGTGTCTGGTGCTCGCTCAACAG GTGTCTTCTAGCCCTGATCCTTCTGCGGACGTCCAGCCCAACTCTGGTCAGCTCCAGCTGGGTCCGGGGCAGAGGGTACTGAGGAGGACGGCACGTATGACCCCGCTGTGGAGGACCATGGGTACTAAACCCTATGGGGCGTACTGTCAGAACTACTACGAATGCTCCACTGGAAACTGCAG GCGTGGTCACTGTATGTTCAGCCAAGCCATCAAGTCCTAG